A section of the Macaca thibetana thibetana isolate TM-01 chromosome 10, ASM2454274v1, whole genome shotgun sequence genome encodes:
- the BPIFA1 gene encoding BPI fold-containing family A member 1, with product MFQTGVLIVFYGLLAQTMAQFGGLPVPLDQALPLTVNPALPLTVNPALPLSPTGLAGSLTNALGNGLLSGGLLGILENLPLLDILKPGGGTSGGLLGGLLGKVTSVIPGLNIIDIKVTDPQLLELGLVQSPDGHRLYVTIPLGINLQVNTPLVGASLLRLAVKLNITAEILAVRDKQGRIHLVLGDCTHSPGSLHISLLDGLGPLPIQGLLDSLTGILNKVLPELVQGKVCPLVNEVLSGLDVTLVHDIARMWTPSR from the exons ATGTTTCAAACTGGGGTCCTCATTGTCTTCTACGGGCTGTTAGCCCAGACCATGGCCCAGTTTGGAGGCCTGCCTGTGCCCCTGGACCAGGCCCTGCCCTTGACTGTGAATCCAGCCCTGCCCTTGACTGTGAATCCAGCCCTGCCCTTGAGTCCCACAGGTCTTGCAGGAAGCTTGACAAATG CCCTCGGCAATGGCCTGCTCTCTGGGGGCCTGTTGGGCATTCTGGAAAACCTTCCGCTCCTGGACATCCTGAAGCCTGGAGGAGGTACTTCTGGTGGCCTCCTTGGGGGACTGCTTGGGAAAGTGACATCAGTGATCCCCGGCCTGAACATCATTGA TATAAAGGTCACTGACCCCCAGCTGCTGGAACTTGGCCTTGTGCAGAGCCCTGATGGCCACCGTCTCTATGTCACCATCCCTCTCGGCATAAATCTCCAAGTGAATAC GCCCCTGGTTGGTGCAAGTCTGTTGAGGCTGGCTGTGAAGCTGAACATCACTGCAGAAATCTTAGCCGTGAGAGATAAGCAGGGGAGGATCCACCTGGTCCTTGGTGACTGCACCCATTCTCCTGGAAGCCTGCATATCTCTCTGCTTGATGG ACTTGGCCCCCTCCCCATTCAAGGTCTTCTGGACAGCCTCACAGGGATCTTGAATAAAGTCCTGCCTGAGTTGGTTCAGGGCAAG GTGTGCCCTCTGGTCAATGAGGTTCTCAGTGGCTTGGACGTCACCCTGGTGCATGACATTGCCA GAATGTGGACTCCTTCACGTTGA